A stretch of Pogona vitticeps strain Pit_001003342236 chromosome 5, PviZW2.1, whole genome shotgun sequence DNA encodes these proteins:
- the LOC110083977 gene encoding alcohol dehydrogenase 1B: protein MSTAGKVIKCKAAVVWEPKKPISIVEIEVAPPKAHEVRVKILATGICRTDDHILSGSIKANFPVIPGHEATGIVESVGEGVTSLKPGDKVIPLFLPQCGECTVCKNPEGNLCEKNDLGVPRGVMYDGTSRFTYKGKPVHNFFSTSTFTEYTVLHEDCVVKIDAAAPPEKVCLIGCGFSTGYGAAIKSAKVQPGSTCAVFGLGGVGLSAVMGCKSAGASEIIGIDINKDKFPLAKQLGATQCISPLDFKKPINEVLYDMTNGRGVDYSFEVIGRTDTMIAALASCNMNYGISVVVGAPPSAAEMTFSPALIFTGRTWKGCVFGGLKSKDAVPQLVSDFMAKKFCLDPLITHILPFDKINEGFELLRKGKSIRAILVFGDEQHTRK, encoded by the exons ATGAGCACGGCAGGGAAA gttaTCAAATGCAAAGCAGCTGTAGTCTGGGAACCTAAGAAACCTATCAGCATTGTGGAAATAGAAGTGGCTCCACCAAAAGCACATGAAGTTCGCGTTAAG ATTTTGGCTACTGGAATCTGCCGCACAGATGACCATATCCTGAGTGGCTCAATAAAGGCGAACTTTCCCGTCATTCCTGGTCATGAAGCAACCGGTATTGTGGAGAGTGTTGGGGAAGGTGTTACCAGTCTGAAGCCAG GAGACAAAGTCATTCCACTCTTTCTCCCCCAGTGTGGGGAATGCACTGTTTGCAAAAATCCTGAAGGCAACCTGTGTGAAAAGAATGA ccTTGGTGTACCTAGAGGAGTAATGTATGATGGCACCAGCCGGTTCACTTACAAAGGGAAGCCAGTTCACAATTTTTTTAGCACCAGTACCTTCACGGAATACACTGTCTTGCATGAAGATTGTGTGGTCAAAATTGATGCTGCAGCTCCTCCTGAAAAAGTGTGCTTGATTGGCTGTGGATTTTCGACCGGCTATGGGGCTGCCATCAAATCTGCAAAG GTTCAACCTGGTTCTACCTGTGCTGTTTTTGGGCTGGGAGGAGTGGGTCTCTCTGCAGTCATGGGCTGTAAATCAGCTGGAGCTTCCGAGATCATTGGGATTGATATCAACAAGGATAAATTCCCTCTGGCTAAACAGCTGGGTGCCACCCAATGTATCAGCCCTCTGGATTTCAAGAAGCCCATCAATGAAGTGCTGTATGACATGACTAACGGTAGAGGCGTAGACTATTCATTTGAAGTGATTGGGCGCACAGATACCATG ATTGCTGCCTTGGCTTCCTGCAACATGAACTATGGAATTAGTGTCGTGGTGGGAGCACCTCCTTCAGCAGCTGAGATGACTTTCTCCCCAGCACTTATCTTCACAGGCCGCACTTGGAAAGGATGTGTATTTGGAG GGCTGAAAAGCAAAGATGCAGTCCCACAGCTGGTTTCAGATTTCATGGCAAAAAAGTTTTGTTTGGATCCATTAATAACTCATATTTTGCCTTTTGATAAAATCAATGAAGGGTTTGAGCTGCTCCGGAAAGGGAAAAG TATTCGCGCCATTCTGGTATTTGGTGATGAGCAACACACCAGAAAGTGA